Proteins from a single region of Chitinophagales bacterium:
- a CDS encoding MarC family protein — MGINIDELLTVTFTLFAVIDIVGSIPLLISLKEKMGSIRNLQATLISGGLMILFLFVGKPFLNILGVDIRSFAVGGSIVIFLLGLEMVLGHEIFKSDNDAKTGTVVPIAFPIIAGSGTLTTIMSLKANFEEAYILSGIIINLIIVYIVLKSLKWIEKFLGQGGLTAIRKFFGVILLAIAVKIFGSNIAAFGK; from the coding sequence ATGGGAATCAATATTGATGAATTGCTCACCGTAACTTTTACGCTGTTTGCGGTAATTGATATTGTAGGCTCCATTCCTCTGCTCATTTCCTTGAAAGAAAAAATGGGTAGCATCCGCAACTTGCAAGCCACTTTGATCTCAGGTGGATTGATGATTCTCTTTCTCTTTGTAGGGAAACCTTTCCTGAATATACTTGGTGTAGATATCCGCTCCTTTGCGGTTGGTGGCTCTATCGTTATCTTCTTACTCGGATTGGAAATGGTACTTGGTCATGAAATTTTCAAAAGCGATAATGATGCAAAAACTGGCACGGTGGTACCCATCGCATTCCCAATCATTGCAGGTAGCGGTACACTGACCACCATCATGTCTTTAAAAGCCAATTTTGAAGAAGCCTATATTTTATCTGGCATCATTATCAACCTCATCATTGTATACATCGTGCTGAAGTCTTTGAAATGGATTGAGAAATTTCTCGGTCAGGGCGGATTAACCGCTATCAGAAAATTCTTTGGCGTAATTCTACTGGCAATTGCCGTGAAGATATTTGGCAGTAATATTGCCGCCTTTGGAAAGTAA